Within the Rhizobium grahamii genome, the region ATCATGACCTTCGCCTATCTGCCGCTGCTCGGCCTCAACATCGCCTTCCAGACCATCTCAGGCAACAATTTCGGGGCAGGGCTCTCCGATCGAGTCGGCCGCAGCCTGCGGATTGCGATGGTGTCGGCGCTCGTCTATTGCGCATCCATCGAGCTGGTCGTTGAATTGCTGGCCGGACGGTTCGGGGCGATCTTTGTCAGTGATCCCATCGTGGTGGCCGAGGTGGCACGCATCCTGCCCTGGACGGTCGGCTGCTATTTCCTCTTCGGCCAGATGATCGTGCTCTCGGGCTATTTCCAGTCGATCGGCGATGCCCGGCGTGCGGCGATCTTCGGCCTGTCGCGGCCCTATCTCTTCACGCTGCCTCTGACGTTCCTGCTACCGCATGTCTTCGGTGAGATGGGGATCTGGATGGTGCCGGTCTTTGCGGAGTTATGCATGCTGCTGCTCGCCGCCTGGGTGCTTGTCCGCCTGGCGAAAAGCAAGGGCTGGCGCTACGGTCTGCTGCCCGCCTGAAGCACAAAAGCCGCGCCTCATGGGCGCGGCTCTCCCGTTCACTCATTGTTGCTCGCTCTGGCCGTGGTCGCTGCAGCGTCGGCTTCCTTGAGCGCCTCGGCGCATTCCTGGCAGCAGACCTCGACGGTCTTCCCGCCGAGCTTGACACTGATGACATCCGGCCCGAGTTCACAGTCGCAGGCGGCACAGGTGGTTTTCTTCATGGCAATGATCCTCTGTTTGGTATCCCTTTGGGACAGGATCATAAGACCACTTATGCCGCCGGCGCCGCTGTCGAATTCTTTAGCAACTTCTCAGCGCCGAAGCCGCGCCGCGCGCTGGAATTCCGCGGGTGTCTGGCCGTAGGTCTGTCGGAAGGAGGAGGTGAAATGGCTGTGGCTGGAAAAGCCCAGCTCCAGGCCCAGCGCCGTCAGGTCGTCGTACTGTCCGAGCAGGTCGAGCGCCCTGGCAAGGCGCAGCCGCAGCTGGTAGCGGTAAAGCGGGGTCGCTTCGACCTGCTGAAAGACCTGTGTGAGATAAACAGGCGAAACGCCCACTTCCGCGGCGATTTCGGCCAGCGTCCACCGGCGGGCGATATCCGAGGAAAGGGCGAGCTTTGCCCGGTCGACAAGCTTCTGTCGCCCGACGCTGGCGCCTGCGGCATGTGATGTTCGTTCACCGAGCGACCGGCGGACAAGAGCAAGCGCCAGCGTTTCTGCTTCGAGTGTCTCGGCAGCCTTGCGATGCAGGCCGTGACGCAACAGCGCCACGAGCGCCTGCGCTCGCGGATCGATCCGCCGTCGCTGTCGGCGAAAACCGAAGATCTCTCCCGGCTGGATCTGATCTTTCGGTGCAAGCTCGGCAAGCAATGCGTCGTCGATGGACAGGTCGATACAGGCATCGCCACCGTCGATGGGATGGCTGATCCGGTAGCCTTGTGCCGCATTGAAGAACAGCATCTGGTTCGCCTCAGCCACGGTGTCGTTGCGCCCGACGTGGCGCATGAAAACACCGCGGTAAGGATAGACGAGGCTCGTCTTGTGGGCGCATTCCTCGTCGCTCTTATGCCGGCAGTCGCCATTGCAGACGACGTCACGGATTGTGACGGTCTTCGTCTTCAACAGCAGCTCGGTCGAGAATTGCGCCATGACGGTTTCCGGAAGTTGCATGCGGGAAAGCCTGCTATCGGTATCCTAGCACAGTTCAGTCCCGGCAATAGAGGTGCACATCGCTCTCGGTCTGGTAGCGCGACAGGCCGATATCTTTCAGCTGCTCGTCGGAAAGCTCCATGACGGCGTTCAGGTTGTGCCGCTCTCTCAGTTTGCGCGCTGTCCAGCGATAAAAAGAGAGAAGCGCGGTCAACAACCGCGATGGCTTGGCCGAACGGCGGCTCTCGGTCGCAAGAATGGTGGTTGAGCCGTGCATGGTAGTCCTCCATCGGTTTGATTTCGATGGAGGCAGTGGACCATCTGCACGGCTCGCCCGCTGTCAGATTATTTAGCGATTCTGCGTCGTCTTATTTCAACAGCCATTCGTGCTCCGGCGCATTGTGGAACTTCCACACCCGCTTCGGCCCGGCCATGACGTTGAGATAATAGAGATCATAGCCGTGAATGGTGGCGCAGGGGTGATATCCCTTCGGCACCAGCGTCACATCGCCATTTTCCACCGCCATCGCCTCGTCGAGCGAGCGATCGTCGGTGTAGACGCGCTGGAACGCGAAGCCCTGCGGCGGGTTCACGCGGTGGTAATAGGTCTCTTCCAGCAGGCTCTCATTCGGAAGATTGTCCTGATCGTGCTTGTGCGACGGGTAGGACGAGGTGTTTCCGCTCGGCGTGATGACCTCGACCACCAGCAACGAATGGGCGGAATTGTCGTCTTCGGGCATGATGTTGGTCACGAGACGCACATTCGAGCCCTTGCCGCGCTGGAACTGCGGATGCACGCCGGGCGGGATGAGCTTTGCCTTGTAGTCGCCACCGCCGGGCGCCGAGCAGACGGCGAGCTCCAGATCGGTCTCGGCCGTCACCGACCAGCCGGAGCCGGCCGGCACATAGAGCGAATGCGGCGCCCCTTCGAACGGGCTCATGCGCCCGCCGACGGAGCCGAAATCCTCGCCTGCCGCCTTTGCCTTACCTTTGCCTGATACCCAGACGAGGCAGACTTCGCGGCCGCTTGCATCGCCGGAGACGGTCTCACCCAGCTTCAGTCGATGCATTTCGAAGCCGACATACGTCCAGCCGGCGCTTTCGGGCGTCACATGGGTGACGCGGCCATGCGTGCTGGATGGTTTCACCTTCAGGTTTGGCATCGGTACTCTCCATTGCCTGCAAATTTCCCCATGGGGGAGAAGTTGGACGTCCCGCCGTCAGACGAAACGCCTCTCGTTACCCCTTGGGAAAACCCTCGGTTTCGACGGTATAGCCAGCGGCCGTCATGACGCGCATCAGCTCGGCGTGGCCGATTTCCGCCATCTTCTGAGGCGGCGCCTTGCGCGGATCCTGCTCGGCCTCGACGACGAACCATCCTTCATAGCCATAACCAGCGAACCGCTTCACAATGGCGCCGAAATCGAGCGAGCCATCGCCCGGCACGGTGAAGGCGCCGAGCGCCACCGCATCGAGGAAGGACTGCTTGCTACGATCGAGCCCGTCGACGACGGCCTTGCGGATGTCCTTGACGTGAACGTGGTTGATGCGGGCGTGGTGGTTATCGATGGCGCGGAGAACGTCGCCCCCGGCAAAGGCCAGGTGCCCGGCGTCGAGCAGCAGCGGAATACCTTCGCCTGAATTGCGCATGAAGGCGTCGAGCTCCGGCTCGGTCTCGACGACGGCCGCCATATGATGATGGTAGGAGAGCGGTATGCCCTGTTCGGCGCACCATTCCCCGAACTGCGTGACCTTGCGCGCATAGGCCTTCATCTCGTCATCCGAGAGACGCGGCTTGGTCGCGAGAGGCTTGGAGCGGTCGCCCTGGATGGAGCGGCCAACTTCGCCATAGACGATGCAAGGCGCGTTGACGGCTTTGAACAGCTCGATCATCGGCGCGATGCGATCCTTGTTGGCGGAAAGATCCTCATCGACGAGCGTGCCGGAGAACCAGCCGCCGCAAAGCGTCACATCGGCAGCCTTCAGTATCGGCAGCATTTCGGCCGGATTGTTCGGGAAGCGGCGGCCCTGTTCCATGCCAGTGAAGCCTGCGCCGCGCGACTGGCGCAAGCATTCCTCCAGCGATACGTCGTCGCTGAGCTCGGGAAGATCGTCGTTCCACCAGGCGATCGGCGACATGCCAAGTTTGGCCTTCATCAATAGTCTCCTCAAAAGCATTGTTGGAAGAGCGGGCGCGCTCTTCCAGAAGATGAAATCAGTCGATCAGCCGATGCGCTGAGCGGCGCGCGCCTTGACATAAGCCGCGTGCGCCTTGTTGACCTGTTCACGCGGGCTGACTTCGGGAACGGCAACGTCCCACCAGTATCCGCCGGCATCCGTGGTGATCAGCGGATCGGTGTCGATCACGAAGACCGAGGTGCGATCATTCTTCTTCGAGTCGGCGATCGCCTTCTCGAGCTCGGCAATCGAGGCAACCTTGACTGCAATCGCGCCCATGCTCTCGGCATGTGCCCGGAAGTCGATCTCCGGCATGACCTCGTAATGCGCGTCCTTCAGCAGGTTGTTGAAGTTCGCGCCACCGGTCGCCATCTGCAGACGGTTGATGCAGCCGTAGCCCCGGTTGTCGAGCAGAACGATGTTGAGCTTCAGCCCGAGCATGACCGACGTGGCGAGCTCGGAGTTCAGCATCATGTAGGATCCGTCGCCGACGAGAACGAAGACTTCCTTCTCCGGATGCGCCATCTTGGCACCAAGGCCGCCGGCAATCTCGTAGCCCATGCAGGAGAAGCCATATTCCATATGGTAGCTGCCCGGCGCGGTCGCCGGCCAGAGCTTGTGCATTTCGCCGGGAAGTCCGCCAGCGGCGCAAAGGCCGATTGCCTTTTCGAGGTCGATCGAACGGGTGACAGCGCCGATCACCTGGGCGTCGGAGGGCAGGGCGGCATTGGTACTCGCCATCGCCTTGGCGGCGGCGTCCATCCAGACCTTCTTTTCCCGTTCGGCCCTCTCCACGAGCGCTGCCGGAGCCTTCCAGCCGGCGAGACCACTCGAAATGGCCTTCAGTCCCTCGCGGGCGTCGGCCACCAGCGTCTCACCGTCATGCTTTGCTGCGTCGTAGGCGGTAATGTTGAGGCCGAGGATCTTCAGCTTGTCGTTCTGGAAAAGCGCCCAGGAGCCCGTCGTGAAGTCCTGGCAGCGCGTGCCGACGGCGATGATCAGGTCTGTATCCGTTGCAATGGCATTGGCCGCCGACGTGCCTGTGACACCAACGGAGCCGAGCGCCAGCGGATGCCGTTCGTCGATCGCCGATTTGCCAGCCTGCGTGACGACGACGGGGATCCGGTGTTCCTCGGCAAATGCAGTCAGTTCCTTGGTGGCCTGCGAATAAAGCACGCCGCCGCCGGCAATGATGACCGGCTTTTCGGATTTCTTGATGAGCGCGATGGCGTTTGCAAGCTCGTCGGCATCCGGGCGAGGGCGGCGCGTGGTCCAGACCCGCTCCTCGAAGAAGCTTTCCGGATAATCGAAGGCTTCGGCCTGCACGTCCTGGCACAGTGACAGCGTCACCGGGCCGCAATCATAGGGATCGGTCAGCACCTGCATGGCGCGCTTCAGCGCCGAAATGATCTGCTCCGGCCGCGTGATGCGGTCGAAATAGCGCGAGACCGAGCGGAAGGCATCATTGGCCGAAACCGTGCCGTCGCCGAAATCCTCGATCTGCTGCAGCACCGGATCCGGCGCCCGATTGGCGAAAACGTCGCCGGGCAGGAAGAGAACAGGGATGCGGTTGACATGGGCGACGCCGGCAGCGGTCACCATGTTGAGCGCGCCGGGGCCGATCGAAGTCGTGCAGGCCATGAAACGCTGGCGGAAATTCGCCTTGGCATAGGCAATCGCCGCATGCGCCATGCCTTGCTCGTTGTGGGCGCGATAGGTCGGCAGTTCGCCACGGACCTGATACAGCGCCTCGCCGATGCCGGCGACGTTGCCGTGCCCGAAGATCGCCCAGACGCCGCCGAAGATCGGCACCTTCTTGCCGTCGACGACGGTCATCTGCTTCTTGAGGAAATGCGTGACGGCCTGAGCCATCGTCAAACGTACAGTCTTGCCCATGGGGCACCTC harbors:
- a CDS encoding helix-turn-helix domain-containing protein gives rise to the protein MAQFSTELLLKTKTVTIRDVVCNGDCRHKSDEECAHKTSLVYPYRGVFMRHVGRNDTVAEANQMLFFNAAQGYRISHPIDGGDACIDLSIDDALLAELAPKDQIQPGEIFGFRRQRRRIDPRAQALVALLRHGLHRKAAETLEAETLALALVRRSLGERTSHAAGASVGRQKLVDRAKLALSSDIARRWTLAEIAAEVGVSPVYLTQVFQQVEATPLYRYQLRLRLARALDLLGQYDDLTALGLELGFSSHSHFTSSFRQTYGQTPAEFQRAARLRR
- a CDS encoding DUF1127 domain-containing protein, which translates into the protein MHGSTTILATESRRSAKPSRLLTALLSFYRWTARKLRERHNLNAVMELSDEQLKDIGLSRYQTESDVHLYCRD
- the iolB gene encoding 5-deoxy-glucuronate isomerase, coding for MPNLKVKPSSTHGRVTHVTPESAGWTYVGFEMHRLKLGETVSGDASGREVCLVWVSGKGKAKAAGEDFGSVGGRMSPFEGAPHSLYVPAGSGWSVTAETDLELAVCSAPGGGDYKAKLIPPGVHPQFQRGKGSNVRLVTNIMPEDDNSAHSLLVVEVITPSGNTSSYPSHKHDQDNLPNESLLEETYYHRVNPPQGFAFQRVYTDDRSLDEAMAVENGDVTLVPKGYHPCATIHGYDLYYLNVMAGPKRVWKFHNAPEHEWLLK
- the iolE gene encoding myo-inosose-2 dehydratase, with the protein product MKAKLGMSPIAWWNDDLPELSDDVSLEECLRQSRGAGFTGMEQGRRFPNNPAEMLPILKAADVTLCGGWFSGTLVDEDLSANKDRIAPMIELFKAVNAPCIVYGEVGRSIQGDRSKPLATKPRLSDDEMKAYARKVTQFGEWCAEQGIPLSYHHHMAAVVETEPELDAFMRNSGEGIPLLLDAGHLAFAGGDVLRAIDNHHARINHVHVKDIRKAVVDGLDRSKQSFLDAVALGAFTVPGDGSLDFGAIVKRFAGYGYEGWFVVEAEQDPRKAPPQKMAEIGHAELMRVMTAAGYTVETEGFPKG
- the iolD gene encoding 3D-(3,5/4)-trihydroxycyclohexane-1,2-dione acylhydrolase (decyclizing), yielding MGKTVRLTMAQAVTHFLKKQMTVVDGKKVPIFGGVWAIFGHGNVAGIGEALYQVRGELPTYRAHNEQGMAHAAIAYAKANFRQRFMACTTSIGPGALNMVTAAGVAHVNRIPVLFLPGDVFANRAPDPVLQQIEDFGDGTVSANDAFRSVSRYFDRITRPEQIISALKRAMQVLTDPYDCGPVTLSLCQDVQAEAFDYPESFFEERVWTTRRPRPDADELANAIALIKKSEKPVIIAGGGVLYSQATKELTAFAEEHRIPVVVTQAGKSAIDERHPLALGSVGVTGTSAANAIATDTDLIIAVGTRCQDFTTGSWALFQNDKLKILGLNITAYDAAKHDGETLVADAREGLKAISSGLAGWKAPAALVERAEREKKVWMDAAAKAMASTNAALPSDAQVIGAVTRSIDLEKAIGLCAAGGLPGEMHKLWPATAPGSYHMEYGFSCMGYEIAGGLGAKMAHPEKEVFVLVGDGSYMMLNSELATSVMLGLKLNIVLLDNRGYGCINRLQMATGGANFNNLLKDAHYEVMPEIDFRAHAESMGAIAVKVASIAELEKAIADSKKNDRTSVFVIDTDPLITTDAGGYWWDVAVPEVSPREQVNKAHAAYVKARAAQRIG